From a region of the Actinomycetota bacterium genome:
- a CDS encoding S24/S26 family peptidase produces the protein MTIPTLRGWFPVRVAGESMLPTLRPGDALAVRPIRPTEPRRGQIVVVRSGSLEIVKRVVAVPGERGLSDGHYWVQGDNAEASTDSRARGPVARGDIAGVARVLYLPLRRIRLLR, from the coding sequence GTGACTATTCCTACTTTGCGTGGCTGGTTTCCGGTTCGTGTCGCCGGGGAGAGCATGCTGCCGACCCTGCGTCCGGGGGATGCGCTGGCGGTTCGCCCGATTCGTCCGACGGAGCCGCGCCGCGGGCAGATTGTCGTCGTGCGATCCGGAAGCCTCGAGATCGTCAAACGGGTCGTGGCCGTGCCCGGCGAACGAGGGCTGTCCGACGGCCACTACTGGGTCCAGGGCGACAACGCCGAAGCCTCGACCGACAGCCGCGCGCGCGGCCCGGTGGCGCGCGGGGACATCGCGGGAGTGGCGCGCGTTCTATACCTACCCCTTCGCCGGATTCGCCTGCTGCGGTAG
- the sodN gene encoding superoxide dismutase, Ni produces MSLRSWLAPTRVVRAHCDLPCGVYDPAQARIEADSVKACMEKYAGSDDPVFRARAVAIKEERAELVKHHLWVLWTDYFKPEHLKQFPELHQIFWDATKAAGAAKKSLDPADGQKLLDLVNQIDKIFWDTKK; encoded by the coding sequence ATGTCATTAAGATCTTGGCTGGCGCCGACGCGTGTAGTACGCGCGCATTGCGACCTGCCGTGCGGCGTTTACGACCCAGCGCAGGCGCGCATCGAGGCCGACTCGGTCAAAGCCTGCATGGAGAAATACGCAGGCAGCGACGACCCAGTGTTTCGCGCGCGCGCCGTCGCGATCAAGGAGGAGCGCGCCGAATTAGTGAAGCACCACCTGTGGGTGCTGTGGACCGACTACTTCAAGCCTGAGCACCTCAAGCAGTTTCCGGAGTTGCACCAGATCTTCTGGGACGCGACCAAAGCGGCAGGCGCGGCAAAGAAGTCCCTCGACCCGGCGGACGGGCAGAAGTTGCTCGACCTGGTGAACCAGATCGACAAGATCTTCTGGGACACGAAGAAGTAG